One Cololabis saira isolate AMF1-May2022 chromosome 12, fColSai1.1, whole genome shotgun sequence DNA window includes the following coding sequences:
- the LOC133456637 gene encoding monocarboxylate transporter 1-like, translated as MPPAAGGPVGYTPPEGGWGWAVVAGAFICIGFSYAFPKSITVFFKDIEVIFNATPSQVSWISSIMLAVMYGGGPISSILVNKYGSRPIIMIGGLLASSGLIAASFCSTVEQLYFFIGVVGGLGLAFNLNPALTMIGKYFYLRRPIANGIAMAGSPVFLSTLAPLNTWLYDAFGWRGSFLILGGLLLNCCVAGSLMRPIGPKLPLAKPGPEADGGKAAQPKKTVLQTINGFIDLTLFKHRGFLLYLMGNIVMFFGLFSPLVFLSNYAKSKDISKEKAAFLLSILALVDMFARPSMGLLANTKWVRPRVQYFFAASVLYNGVCHVLAPLSKDYTGFIIYAIFFGFAFGWLSAVLFETLTDLVGTQRFSSAVGLVTIVECGPVLLGPPLTGSFYTTYQHYDYTYITCGIILIVASIFLFVGMGINYRLLDKEKKEEERKRREEPKDERTAMLAPSPSKTDQGANNESAAVVTLDDVSRMDEDTV; from the exons ATGCCTCCAGCTGCCGGTGGCCCGGTGGGATACACCCCCCCCGAGGGCGGCTGGGGCTGGGCCGTGGTGGCCGGAGCCTTCATCTGCATCGGCTTCTCCTACGCCTTCCCCAAATCCATCACCGTCTTTTTCAAAGATATCGAAGTCATCTTTAATGCCACACCCAGTCAGGTGTCCTGGATTTCTTCCATCATGCTAGCTGTAATGTATGGAGGCG GTCCCATCAGCAGCATCCTTGTGAACAAATATGGAAGTCGACCAATCATCATGATCGGTGGTCTCCTGGCGTCGTCCGGACTGATCGCAGCCTCTTTCTGCAGCACCGTGGAGCAGCTGTACTTCTTCATCGGTGTCGTCGGAG GTTTGGGACTAGCGTTCAACCTGAATCCTGCTCTCACTATGATCGGGAAGTACTTCTACCTGCGCCGGCCCATCGCCAACGGCATCGCCATGGCGGGCAGCCCCGTGTTCCTGTCCACCCTGGCTCCTCTCAACACCTGGCTCTACGACGCCTTCGGGTGGAGAGGCAGCTTCCTCATCCTGGGGGGACTCCTGCTCAACTGCTGCGTGGCCGGGTCCCTGATGCGGCCCATCGGACCCAAGCTGCCGCTGGCCAAGCCCGGTCCTGAGGCAGACGGGGGGAAAGCAGCTCAGCCCAAGAAGACGGTCCTGCAGACGATCAACGGCTTCATCGACCTGACCCTCTTCAAACACCGCGGCTTCCTGCTCTACCTCATGGGCAACATCGTTATGTTCTTTGGCCTTTTCTCTCCACTCGTCTTCCTCTCTAATTACGCCAAGAGTAAGGATATAAGCAAAGAGAAGGCTGCGTTCCTGCTGTCCATCCTGGCGTTGGTGGACATGTTTGCCCGGCCGTCCATGGGCCTGCTGGCCAACACCAAGTGGGTCCGGCCCAGAGTGCAGTACTTCTTTGCTGCTTCTGTCCTTTACAACGGAGTTTGTCACGTACTGGCACCTCTTTCAAAAGACTATACAGGGTTTATAATCTATGCCATCTTCTTCGGCTTTGCTTTCGGCTGGCTGAGCGCGGTGCTGTTTGAGACTCTGACGGACCTGGTGGGGACGCAGAGGTTTTCCTCAGCCGTGGGGCTCGTCACCATTGTAGAGTGTGGGCCGGTGCTGCTGGGGCCGCCGCTAACGG GCAGTTTCTACACCACCTACCAGCACTATGACTACACCTACATCACCTGTGGAATCATCCTGATCGTGGCCAGCATCTTCCTGTTCGTGGGGATGGGCATTAACTACCGGCTGTTGGACaaagagaagaaagaggaagagaggaagagaagagaggAGCCTAAAGATGAGAGAACCGCTATGTTAGCGCCGTCACCGTCAAAAACAGACCAGGGTGCAAATAATGAgtctgctgctgttgttacACTGGATGATGTTTCCAGGATGGATGAGGATACGGTGTAG